A window of the Polaribacter batillariae genome harbors these coding sequences:
- a CDS encoding aspartate kinase produces the protein MKIFKFGGASVKDAASVKNITNILQSEGTENTVVVISAMGKITNAFEEVIDAYYHKTDKLSEKLGVIEDFHKLIMNDLFDTNDEIYKEIDILLGELSWFLARNTSQRFDYVYDQIICFGELLSTKIVSAYLTKIGVENHWFDVRNYVKTDSNYRDAKVNWELTQDIINAKLDASKLNITQGFIAANDTENTTTLGREGSDYTAGIFAYCLNAENVTIWKDVPGVLNADPRVFKETTLLRQISYEEAIEMAFYGASVIHPKTLQPLERKEIPLLVRSFVNPKEPGTRISKGSDLEPLIPCFIVKKDQILVSIAALDFSFMVENNISYIFQKLHEYQLKVNLIQNSAISFSVCIDNKFRQFDAFYSDLKKDFKIDVQKGVDMFTVRHFDDKAIATIEEKGTSLLTQVNKETIQIVLATN, from the coding sequence ATGAAAATATTTAAATTTGGAGGAGCGTCTGTAAAAGATGCAGCAAGCGTAAAAAACATTACCAATATTTTACAAAGCGAAGGAACAGAAAATACAGTTGTTGTAATTTCTGCAATGGGAAAAATAACCAATGCTTTTGAAGAAGTAATTGATGCATATTATCATAAGACCGATAAATTATCAGAAAAATTAGGTGTTATAGAAGATTTTCATAAATTAATAATGAACGATTTATTTGACACAAATGATGAAATTTATAAAGAAATAGACATTCTTTTAGGAGAATTAAGTTGGTTTTTGGCCAGAAACACTTCGCAAAGATTCGATTATGTTTATGATCAAATTATCTGTTTTGGAGAATTGTTATCAACCAAAATTGTAAGCGCATATTTAACAAAAATTGGTGTAGAGAACCATTGGTTTGATGTTAGAAATTATGTAAAAACAGATAGTAATTATAGAGATGCAAAAGTAAATTGGGAGTTAACGCAAGACATTATCAATGCAAAACTAGATGCATCTAAATTAAACATTACACAAGGTTTTATTGCTGCAAACGATACCGAAAACACCACCACTTTAGGTAGAGAAGGTTCCGATTACACAGCAGGAATTTTTGCCTATTGTTTAAATGCAGAAAATGTTACTATCTGGAAAGATGTTCCAGGAGTTTTAAATGCAGACCCGAGAGTTTTTAAAGAAACTACTTTATTAAGACAAATTTCGTACGAAGAAGCCATAGAAATGGCATTTTATGGAGCTTCTGTAATTCATCCAAAAACATTGCAGCCTTTAGAAAGAAAAGAAATTCCTTTATTGGTACGTTCTTTTGTGAACCCAAAAGAACCCGGAACAAGAATTTCTAAAGGATCGGATTTAGAACCCTTAATTCCTTGTTTTATTGTAAAAAAAGATCAAATTTTGGTGTCTATAGCTGCTTTAGATTTTTCTTTTATGGTAGAAAACAATATCAGTTATATTTTTCAAAAACTACATGAGTATCAGTTAAAAGTAAATTTAATTCAGAATTCTGCGATTAGTTTTTCTGTTTGTATCGATAATAAATTCAGACAATTCGATGCATTTTACAGCGACCTAAAAAAAGATTTTAAGATAGATGTTCAAAAAGGAGTAGATATGTTTACTGTGCGTCATTTCGACGACAAGGCAATTGCTACCATCGAAGAAAAAGGAACTTCTTTGTTAACACAAGTCAATAAAGAAACAATTCAAATTGTTTTGGCAACAAATTAA
- a CDS encoding GNAT family N-acetyltransferase yields the protein MSFIIRKGEEKDVQSVFDLITELAVFEKEPEAVEITVEDLLRDGFSEPPKFNLFVAEQDLKVIGIALFYERYSTWKGKTIHLEDLIVTKSKQKIGAGKALYSAVLKYAYDHGFNRVAWEVIDWNTHAIDFYKSTGATYLKDWSVVQMNKENLAKFIQKNN from the coding sequence ATGAGTTTTATTATAAGAAAAGGCGAAGAGAAAGATGTACAATCTGTATTTGATTTAATTACAGAGTTAGCTGTTTTCGAGAAAGAACCAGAGGCTGTAGAAATTACTGTAGAAGATTTATTAAGAGACGGTTTTTCGGAGCCACCAAAATTTAATTTATTTGTTGCAGAACAAGATTTAAAAGTTATTGGAATTGCGTTGTTTTACGAACGATATTCTACTTGGAAAGGAAAAACAATTCACTTAGAAGATTTAATTGTTACCAAAAGCAAACAAAAAATTGGTGCAGGAAAAGCATTGTATTCTGCAGTTTTAAAATATGCATACGACCATGGTTTTAATAGAGTTGCTTGGGAAGTAATCGATTGGAATACCCACGCCATAGATTTTTATAAAAGTACAGGAGCGACCTATTTAAAAGATTGGTCTGTAGTACAAATGAACAAAGAAAATTTAGCAAAATTTATTCAAAAAAATAATTAA
- the fbp gene encoding class 1 fructose-bisphosphatase → MTVKKQTLGEFIIENQHAFKYSSGELSSLLNSIRLAAKVVNHEVNKAGLVDIIGAYGDTNIQGEDQQKLDVYANNKFIQTLTRRNIVCGIASEEEDRFISINSIDENHQNKYIVLIDPLDGSSNIDVNVSVGTIFSIYRRVTPVGTPVQLKDFLQKGSEQVAAGYVVYGTSTMLVYTTGNGVNGFTLNPAIGSFYLSHPNMTFPEDGNIYSVNEGNYLDFPLGVKKYIKYCQEEEGDRPYTSRYIGSLVSDFHRNMIKGGIYMYPKGSRNPNGKLRLLYECNPIAFIAEQANGKSSDGYTRTMDVEPTELHQRVPFICGSKNMVEKLEAFMKEFGE, encoded by the coding sequence ATGACTGTCAAAAAACAAACTCTGGGTGAATTTATTATTGAAAATCAACATGCTTTTAAATATAGCTCAGGAGAACTTTCTAGCCTTTTAAACTCGATAAGATTGGCTGCAAAAGTGGTAAATCACGAGGTAAACAAAGCTGGTTTAGTAGATATTATTGGAGCTTATGGCGATACCAATATTCAAGGAGAAGACCAGCAAAAATTAGACGTTTATGCAAATAATAAATTTATACAAACTTTAACTCGAAGAAATATTGTTTGTGGCATTGCGAGTGAAGAAGAAGATCGTTTTATTAGTATTAATAGTATAGACGAAAATCATCAAAACAAATATATTGTTTTAATAGATCCTTTAGATGGCTCTTCGAATATAGATGTAAATGTTTCTGTAGGTACTATTTTTTCGATCTACAGAAGAGTTACTCCTGTTGGAACTCCTGTTCAATTAAAAGATTTTTTACAAAAAGGAAGTGAACAGGTTGCAGCTGGTTATGTGGTTTATGGCACCTCTACCATGTTAGTTTACACTACTGGAAATGGTGTAAATGGTTTTACATTAAACCCTGCAATTGGCTCGTTTTATTTATCGCACCCAAATATGACTTTTCCAGAAGACGGAAACATTTATTCTGTAAACGAAGGAAATTATTTAGATTTTCCTTTAGGTGTAAAAAAATACATTAAATACTGCCAGGAAGAAGAAGGAGACAGACCTTATACAAGTAGATATATTGGTTCTTTGGTTTCCGATTTTCATAGAAATATGATAAAAGGAGGTATTTATATGTACCCTAAAGGCTCTAGAAACCCAAATGGAAAGCTACGTTTGTTATACGAATGCAACCCTATCGCTTTTATTGCAGAACAAGCGAATGGAAAATCTTCTGATGGTTATACAAGAACAATGGATGTAGAACCTACTGAATTACACCAAAGAGTGCCTTTTATTTGCGGAAGCAAAAATATGGTAGAAAAGTTAGAAGCTTTTATGAAAGAATTTGGTGAATAA
- a CDS encoding superoxide dismutase, with the protein MAFKLPELGYAYDALEPHIDARTMEIHHTKHHNGYTTKLNGAIEGTDLEGKSIEDILTNLDMSNSAVRNNGGGFYNHSLFWTVMNPEDKGYLSGELKDAIEAAFGSKEKFMDAFSNAAATQFGSGWAWLCVHKGGKVEVCSTPNQDNPLMPDVSCGGTPILGLDVWEHAYYLNYQNRRPDYIDAFFKVINWNEVEKRYAAAK; encoded by the coding sequence ATGGCTTTCAAATTACCAGAATTAGGTTATGCTTATGATGCTTTAGAACCACATATTGATGCAAGAACGATGGAAATTCATCACACAAAACATCATAATGGATATACAACAAAATTAAACGGAGCAATAGAAGGAACCGATTTGGAAGGAAAATCTATCGAAGATATTTTAACCAATTTAGATATGAGCAATAGTGCTGTTAGAAACAATGGTGGTGGTTTTTACAATCACTCTTTATTTTGGACAGTTATGAATCCTGAAGACAAAGGATATCTTTCTGGAGAATTAAAAGATGCTATTGAAGCTGCTTTTGGTTCAAAAGAAAAATTTATGGATGCTTTTTCGAATGCTGCCGCAACACAATTTGGTTCGGGTTGGGCTTGGTTATGTGTTCATAAAGGTGGAAAAGTAGAGGTTTGTTCTACGCCAAATCAAGACAATCCTTTAATGCCTGACGTTTCTTGTGGCGGAACACCAATTTTAGGTTTAGACGTTTGGGAACACGCTTATTACTTAAACTACCAAAATAGAAGACCAGATTATATTGATGCTTTCTTTAAAGTAATCAATTGGAACGAAGTTGAAAAACGTTATGCTGCAGCGAAATAA
- a CDS encoding amidophosphoribosyltransferase: MSDAIKHECGIALVRLKKPLQFYKDKYGSAFYGINKMYLLMEKQHNRGQDGAGFASVKFNVLPGTRYVSRVRSNQSQPIQDIFAQINHRLNSVLEQNPDKKDDVAWQEENMPYIGNLFLGHVRYGTFGKNSIESVHPFLRQSNWKHKNLIVAGNFNMTNSKQMLEELVELGQHPKEFTDTVTVMEKIGHFLEDEVAKLYQKAKKKGFTKKNASPYIEENLSLKKVLKRSSKNWDGGYAMAGLVGHGDAFVLRDPNGIRPTYFYEDEEVVVVASERPVIQTVFNVSIDKVQELERGHALIIKKNGKTSIKQVLEPREKKSCSFERIYFSRGSDANIYEERKNLGKLVFPKILKLIDSDISNTVFSYIPNTAETSFYGMTEAAEDLLNQQKTEKILSGGKNLSATKVTEILSERPRFEKIAIKDAKLRTFIADDTSRDDLVEHVYDITYGVVKPTDNLVIIDDSIVRGTTLKKSIIKILDRLQPKKIVVVSSAPQIRYPDCYGIDMARIEAFIAFKAAIALLEENNKKHIVKEVYDKCKDQQKLADSEIVNFVKEIYAPFTDDEISAKIAQMLKTKDINADVKVVYQSVENLHKACPDNLGDWYFTGDYPTPGGMRVVNQAFINYFEGNDERAY; the protein is encoded by the coding sequence ATGAGTGACGCTATTAAACACGAATGTGGAATTGCACTTGTTCGATTAAAAAAACCTTTACAATTTTATAAAGATAAATACGGTTCTGCTTTTTACGGAATAAATAAAATGTATTTATTAATGGAAAAGCAGCACAATCGTGGGCAAGATGGCGCTGGTTTTGCAAGCGTAAAATTTAATGTATTACCAGGTACAAGATATGTAAGTAGAGTGCGTTCTAACCAATCGCAACCCATACAAGATATTTTTGCGCAAATTAACCATCGTTTAAATAGTGTTTTAGAACAAAACCCAGATAAAAAAGACGATGTTGCTTGGCAAGAAGAAAACATGCCTTACATTGGAAACCTGTTTTTAGGACACGTTCGTTACGGAACTTTTGGTAAAAATAGTATCGAAAGTGTGCATCCTTTTTTGCGCCAAAGTAATTGGAAACACAAAAACTTAATTGTAGCAGGTAATTTTAATATGACCAATTCTAAGCAAATGTTAGAAGAACTGGTAGAGTTAGGGCAACATCCAAAAGAGTTTACAGATACTGTAACAGTTATGGAAAAAATTGGTCATTTTTTAGAAGATGAAGTAGCGAAATTATATCAAAAAGCAAAGAAAAAAGGATTTACTAAAAAGAATGCTTCTCCGTATATCGAAGAAAATTTAAGTCTAAAAAAAGTATTAAAAAGATCTTCTAAAAACTGGGATGGTGGTTATGCCATGGCAGGTTTGGTAGGTCATGGAGATGCTTTTGTACTAAGAGATCCTAACGGAATTAGACCCACTTATTTTTATGAAGATGAAGAAGTGGTAGTGGTTGCTTCAGAAAGACCCGTAATACAAACCGTATTTAATGTTTCTATAGATAAAGTACAAGAACTAGAAAGAGGGCATGCATTAATTATTAAGAAAAACGGAAAAACATCCATTAAGCAAGTTTTAGAACCAAGAGAAAAAAAATCTTGTTCTTTCGAACGCATTTATTTCTCTAGAGGAAGTGATGCTAATATTTACGAAGAGCGTAAAAATTTAGGGAAACTCGTGTTTCCAAAAATTTTAAAATTAATTGATAGCGATATTTCCAATACCGTTTTTTCTTATATTCCCAATACTGCAGAAACTTCTTTTTATGGTATGACAGAAGCTGCAGAAGATTTGCTAAATCAACAAAAAACAGAAAAAATATTATCTGGAGGTAAAAACTTATCGGCAACTAAGGTTACCGAAATTTTATCAGAAAGACCTCGTTTCGAAAAAATTGCCATAAAAGATGCCAAATTAAGAACATTTATTGCAGACGATACTTCTAGAGACGATTTGGTGGAACATGTTTACGACATTACTTACGGTGTTGTAAAACCAACAGATAATTTGGTAATTATAGACGATAGTATTGTAAGAGGAACAACGTTAAAGAAAAGTATTATTAAGATTTTAGATAGGTTGCAACCCAAAAAAATAGTGGTAGTTTCTTCTGCACCACAAATTAGATATCCAGATTGTTATGGTATAGATATGGCAAGAATAGAGGCTTTTATTGCTTTTAAAGCAGCCATAGCACTTTTAGAAGAAAATAATAAAAAGCACATTGTTAAAGAGGTGTATGATAAATGTAAAGATCAACAAAAATTAGCCGATTCAGAAATCGTAAATTTTGTAAAAGAAATTTATGCACCATTTACAGATGATGAAATTTCGGCAAAAATTGCTCAAATGTTAAAAACCAAAGACATCAATGCAGATGTTAAAGTGGTATATCAATCTGTAGAGAATTTACACAAAGCGTGTCCAGATAATTTAGGCGATTGGTATTTTACAGGAGATTACCCAACTCCAGGAGGTATGCGTGTTGTAAATCAGGCCTTTATAAATTATTTTGAAGGGAATGATGAAAGGGCTTATTAG
- a CDS encoding PfkB family carbohydrate kinase, producing the protein MSKLLAVGTVAFDAIETPFGKTDKILGGSGTFVGLAASQFGVETGVVSVVGGDFPTSYLEMMNSKGINTDGIEIDKDGKTFFWSGKYHNDMNSRDTLITELNVLETFTPVVPDGFKDAGIVMLGNLHPLTQASVLDQMLKRPKLVVLDTMNFWMDIALDDLHTVLKRVDVIAINDEEARQLSGEYSLVNAAKKIHTMGPKYVVIKKGEHGALLFNKGKMFFAPALPLAEVFDPTGAGDTFAGGFCGYLAKTEDISFENMKNAIIYGSNLASFCVEKFGTERMQELTKEEVKARLQAFKDLTQFDIKIA; encoded by the coding sequence ATGAGTAAATTATTAGCAGTTGGAACTGTTGCATTTGACGCAATTGAAACACCTTTTGGAAAAACCGATAAAATTTTAGGAGGATCTGGAACTTTTGTTGGGTTGGCAGCAAGCCAATTTGGCGTAGAAACAGGCGTGGTTTCTGTAGTGGGTGGAGATTTTCCTACATCGTATTTAGAGATGATGAATTCTAAAGGAATAAATACAGATGGAATTGAGATTGATAAAGATGGAAAAACATTTTTTTGGAGTGGAAAATACCACAATGATATGAATTCGCGTGATACTTTAATTACAGAATTAAATGTATTAGAAACCTTTACACCAGTAGTTCCAGACGGTTTTAAAGATGCAGGCATTGTAATGTTGGGTAATTTGCATCCATTAACACAAGCCTCTGTTTTAGACCAAATGTTAAAAAGACCCAAATTGGTGGTGTTAGACACCATGAATTTTTGGATGGATATTGCTTTAGACGATTTACATACCGTTTTAAAAAGAGTAGATGTTATTGCCATTAACGATGAAGAAGCTCGCCAACTTTCTGGAGAATATTCTTTGGTAAATGCTGCTAAGAAAATTCATACAATGGGGCCAAAATATGTGGTCATTAAAAAAGGAGAGCATGGGGCGTTACTGTTTAACAAAGGAAAAATGTTTTTCGCGCCAGCTTTACCATTGGCAGAGGTTTTCGATCCAACAGGAGCAGGAGATACATTTGCAGGAGGTTTTTGTGGCTATTTGGCAAAAACAGAAGATATTTCTTTCGAAAATATGAAGAATGCCATTATTTACGGATCTAATTTGGCTTCTTTTTGTGTAGAGAAATTTGGTACCGAGCGCATGCAAGAACTTACAAAAGAAGAAGTTAAAGCACGTTTGCAAGCTTTTAAAGATTTAACACAATTTGATATAAAAATAGCTTAA
- a CDS encoding SufE family protein: MTIKEIQEEIIDEFSMFDDWMERYEYIIELGKSLPMIDEKFKLDENLIKGCQSKVWLYSELENDKVKFTADSDAILTKGIVALLLRVFSKQKPEDILKAETTFIDKIGLKEHLSPTRANGLVSMIKQIKMYAIAQQTKIRN; this comes from the coding sequence ATGACTATCAAAGAAATACAAGAAGAAATTATTGACGAGTTTTCGATGTTCGACGATTGGATGGAGCGTTATGAATACATTATAGAACTTGGAAAATCTTTACCAATGATCGACGAAAAGTTTAAATTGGATGAAAATTTAATAAAAGGCTGTCAATCTAAAGTTTGGTTATATTCTGAATTAGAAAACGATAAAGTAAAATTTACAGCAGATAGCGATGCAATTTTAACCAAAGGAATTGTGGCATTATTATTGAGGGTGTTCTCTAAACAAAAACCAGAAGATATCTTAAAAGCCGAAACTACTTTTATAGATAAAATTGGCTTAAAAGAGCACTTATCGCCAACAAGAGCAAATGGTTTGGTTTCTATGATTAAGCAAATAAAAATGTACGCAATTGCGCAACAAACAAAAATTCGAAATTAA
- a CDS encoding DUF59 domain-containing protein, protein MTDKELEEIGDKIVRVLKTIYDPEIPVDIYELGLIYDVFVSEENDAKILMTLTSPNCPVAESLPRDVEEKVKSLKEINDCEVEITFDPTWTQEMMSEEAKLELGML, encoded by the coding sequence ATGACTGATAAAGAATTAGAAGAAATTGGAGATAAAATTGTACGTGTTTTAAAAACAATTTACGATCCAGAAATTCCTGTAGATATTTACGAACTAGGTTTAATTTACGATGTTTTTGTTTCTGAAGAAAACGATGCCAAAATTTTAATGACTTTAACTTCTCCTAACTGCCCAGTTGCAGAATCTTTGCCTAGAGATGTAGAAGAAAAAGTAAAGTCTTTAAAAGAAATTAACGATTGCGAAGTAGAAATTACTTTCGACCCAACTTGGACACAAGAAATGATGAGCGAAGAAGCAAAGTTAGAATTAGGAATGTTGTAA
- a CDS encoding DUF2480 family protein, producing MAEEIINRVASSQLKTFDLEEIYPQGERVLFDVKDWLFQELILKERDFRVFVKNHNWSQYKNKFVAITCSVDAIIPSWAFMLVATELTPFANKVVIGNLELLETVLYQELLQFIDFRDFTDAPVIIKGCANKPIPNAAYAFLIEKLQPIAKSIMFGEACSTVPLFKAKK from the coding sequence ATGGCAGAAGAAATCATAAACAGAGTAGCGAGTAGCCAACTAAAAACGTTTGATCTAGAAGAAATTTACCCTCAAGGAGAAAGGGTTTTGTTTGATGTGAAAGATTGGTTATTTCAAGAGTTAATTTTAAAAGAAAGAGATTTTAGAGTCTTTGTAAAAAACCACAATTGGTCTCAATATAAAAATAAGTTTGTAGCGATTACTTGTTCTGTTGATGCCATAATACCTTCTTGGGCATTTATGTTGGTCGCGACTGAATTAACACCTTTTGCAAACAAAGTAGTTATTGGTAATTTAGAGTTGTTAGAAACTGTTTTATACCAAGAATTATTACAGTTTATAGATTTTAGAGATTTTACAGACGCTCCTGTAATTATAAAAGGATGTGCCAACAAACCGATTCCAAACGCTGCATACGCATTTTTAATTGAAAAATTACAACCGATTGCAAAATCGATTATGTTTGGAGAAGCATGTTCTACAGTTCCATTGTTTAAAGCAAAAAAATAA
- a CDS encoding DUF3078 domain-containing protein — translation MFHFNSLLKYLFLTFFLIISIAANCQQKKVEKKKAPVPKWKIHGRFTFLFNQSAFSNWAAGGQNTVAGNVSINYDFNYKKNKWNWDSRLITGYGLSYLSGKGYRKTNDRFDFNSLLGLKSSKYWFFSYFTNIKTQYTRGFDYSKTPEVSVSDFLSPAYLSFGPGMLWKKSDNLNINIAPATARLTFVNDMFSGKFGVDEGKNSALSLGFNLASYYKTNVMTNVELENILTVYSDYLDKPQNIDLEYQANLRFKVNKSIKMHITLHTIFDDNASGRFQYRELFGLGVNYSFHEKVTY, via the coding sequence TTGTTTCATTTTAATTCTCTTTTAAAATACTTATTTCTTACGTTTTTTCTTATAATTTCTATTGCTGCAAATTGCCAACAGAAAAAAGTAGAAAAGAAAAAAGCGCCTGTACCAAAGTGGAAAATTCATGGCAGATTTACCTTTCTTTTCAATCAATCTGCATTTTCGAATTGGGCTGCTGGAGGGCAAAATACAGTTGCTGGTAATGTAAGTATTAACTACGATTTTAATTATAAAAAAAATAAATGGAACTGGGATAGTAGATTAATAACAGGCTATGGCTTAAGTTATTTAAGTGGAAAAGGATATAGAAAAACAAACGATCGGTTCGATTTTAACTCTCTTTTAGGTTTAAAATCTTCTAAATATTGGTTTTTCTCTTATTTTACAAACATAAAAACACAATACACAAGAGGTTTCGATTATTCGAAAACACCAGAAGTATCTGTCTCTGACTTTCTATCTCCTGCTTATTTAAGTTTTGGACCTGGAATGTTGTGGAAAAAATCGGATAATTTAAACATAAATATTGCTCCAGCGACTGCAAGACTTACCTTTGTAAACGATATGTTTTCTGGAAAATTTGGGGTAGATGAAGGAAAAAATTCAGCATTGAGTTTAGGTTTTAACTTAGCAAGTTACTACAAAACAAATGTTATGACCAATGTTGAATTAGAAAACATTCTTACAGTTTACTCCGATTACTTAGACAAACCACAAAATATAGATTTAGAGTATCAAGCAAACCTTCGATTTAAAGTAAATAAGAGTATTAAAATGCACATTACATTACATACCATATTCGATGATAACGCTTCTGGAAGATTTCAGTACAGAGAATTGTTTGGTTTGGGAGTTAATTATAGCTTCCACGAAAAAGTGACTTATTAA
- a CDS encoding DUF3078 domain-containing protein — protein MKKLSTLLLFIFLGFASNAQTKEELKEELAPKKAQIAELQKEVKAIQAKIDALPGWRIGAFGTVGGSLSGFKNWYSRSAPTASAGNIGITVNAFANLIEKDFFWRNSSTINLGWVKLDEKGVSGDEGFDTATDVFTITSLYGRRLSKTWALSALAEYRTTIIDNFNDPGYLDFGAGATWTPTDNLVVVIHPGNYNFVFSSGETVFESSLGAKIVADYTAKYNKLSVKSNLSVFQSYKSSDFSNWTWTNSLGYTLWKGIGVGFELGLRKNKQEALDNLQTRTNNPNPDATFNDVDNKLQSYYLFGLSYSF, from the coding sequence ATGAAAAAATTATCAACCCTATTATTATTTATTTTTTTAGGTTTTGCCTCAAATGCACAAACCAAAGAAGAACTAAAAGAAGAACTAGCTCCTAAAAAAGCACAAATAGCAGAGTTACAAAAAGAAGTAAAAGCGATTCAAGCTAAAATAGATGCACTTCCAGGTTGGAGAATCGGTGCTTTTGGTACGGTAGGTGGAAGCCTTTCTGGTTTTAAAAACTGGTATTCTAGGTCTGCCCCAACTGCATCTGCAGGAAATATAGGCATTACTGTAAATGCTTTTGCAAATTTAATCGAGAAAGATTTCTTTTGGAGAAATTCTTCTACCATAAATTTAGGTTGGGTAAAATTAGATGAAAAAGGAGTTTCTGGAGACGAAGGTTTTGATACTGCTACAGATGTTTTTACAATTACCTCTTTATACGGTAGAAGATTAAGCAAAACTTGGGCACTATCTGCTTTAGCTGAATACAGAACTACAATTATCGATAATTTTAACGATCCTGGTTATTTAGATTTTGGTGCTGGTGCAACTTGGACACCAACAGACAACTTGGTAGTTGTTATTCACCCTGGAAACTACAATTTTGTTTTTAGCAGTGGAGAAACAGTTTTCGAATCTTCTTTGGGAGCTAAAATTGTTGCAGATTATACCGCCAAATATAACAAGTTGAGTGTAAAATCGAATTTATCTGTTTTCCAAAGTTATAAATCTTCAGATTTTTCTAACTGGACTTGGACAAACTCTTTAGGATACACTCTTTGGAAAGGAATTGGTGTAGGTTTCGAATTAGGTTTGCGTAAAAACAAACAAGAAGCTTTAGACAATTTACAAACAAGAACTAATAACCCTAACCCAGATGCAACATTTAATGATGTTGACAACAAATTACAATCTTATTACTTATTTGGCTTGAGTTATTCTTTCTAA
- a CDS encoding glycoside hydrolase family 16 protein has protein sequence MLKYIFILVVFFLVSCKSSSSKIVDGYQYIQKDTVKVKDWELVWKDDFDAPKIDTTKWTKIPKNNADWGNYMTSDAKCYAILDGKLYLKGIVNTDTISDSRPFLTGGIYTKGKFAFQYGKIEIRAKLESAQGAWPAIWMLSENNKYGKYPRNGEIDIMEHLNYDDLIYQTTHSYYTLELKQKDNPPYYKTTKVDTEKFNTYGLEWYPDKLVYMLNGEETYTYPRIKNVDKSQWPFNQPFYILIDQQLEGAWVGKVNPKDLPVNMIIDWVKVYQ, from the coding sequence ATGTTAAAATATATTTTCATTTTAGTTGTATTTTTTTTAGTAAGTTGTAAAAGTTCTTCATCTAAAATTGTTGATGGATATCAATACATTCAAAAAGATACTGTTAAGGTAAAAGACTGGGAATTAGTTTGGAAAGACGATTTTGATGCACCAAAAATAGACACTACCAAGTGGACAAAAATTCCTAAAAACAATGCCGATTGGGGAAATTATATGACGAGCGATGCTAAATGTTACGCAATTTTAGACGGAAAACTATATTTAAAAGGCATTGTAAATACAGACACTATTTCCGATTCTAGACCTTTTTTAACAGGAGGTATTTATACAAAAGGTAAATTTGCTTTCCAGTATGGAAAAATTGAAATTAGAGCAAAATTAGAAAGCGCACAAGGTGCATGGCCAGCTATTTGGATGTTATCAGAAAATAATAAATACGGAAAATATCCAAGAAATGGAGAAATTGATATTATGGAGCATCTAAATTACGATGATTTAATTTATCAAACAACACATTCGTACTACACACTAGAGCTAAAACAAAAAGACAATCCGCCTTATTATAAAACCACCAAAGTCGATACAGAAAAATTTAATACATACGGTTTAGAATGGTATCCAGATAAATTGGTTTACATGTTAAATGGAGAAGAAACATATACCTATCCTAGAATTAAAAATGTAGATAAATCTCAGTGGCCATTTAATCAACCTTTTTATATTTTAATCGACCAACAATTAGAAGGTGCTTGGGTAGGTAAAGTTAATCCGAAAGATTTACCTGTAAATATGATTATAGATTGGGTAAAAGTATATCAATAA